The nucleotide sequence GATAGCCTTGCTGGTTACTTTACATTTTTCCTTTACATACAAAACTCAGGAAAAACTTGGAAGTGATGCATTCAAGACAAATATGGTTAGCTTTTGACAATTACATGTCAATACAATCACATTAAACATAATTTAGAAAATCACACTCCCTATATTGTATatcaaactaaatttaaaatacatataatttataattttgaGGTCTGACTCGTGTGATGAGCATTTACTGTTTCTTTAAGTTTTATGAACCAAACAACTGGTTGGTGGAGTAAGTAATCTGCAGACTAATCTAATCTGACACTGAAAATATAGTTATCTTGATCTAATAATATATCATTCCTCGGGTGCAGTTTTCTGTGTTGAATACTTATGCTtctgttatttgtgttttatggtttatttatgtttcttaCCTGTGACAGAGAGTCTCACAGAGTTACTCAGAGTGGAGCTGATGTTCATTTTCTCATACCAACACAGGTACAGTCCCCCATCAGCAAACCCTACTTTAGGAATGCTGAAGGTGGCAGAGTTGGTGCTTAAGGTTTGTATCTCTTTGAATGAGCCCAGGGTATTAAACAGGATGAAACTTCCACCTAAAAATTGAGTTGAGATCGAACATGTGATGTGAACGTCCTGACCCCAGGTGACCTCACCAATAGGGCTCATGGAGAGGCTGGGCTTGGGGAAATTCACTGTAAAAAGCAATACAATATTACAGCCTTACTTACTTTGCTTCTAATGATTTACACAAGCAAAGGAGACAGGGAAATCTGAATTATGTTTTCTTACCAGTAACAGAGAGTCTGACAGAGTCACTTAAGCTGGATCTGTAAGTTTCATCTGCAATTTTTCTCTCATACTGACACTGATACAATCCCTCATGATCAAAGTCCACGTTATAGATCCTGAATGTAGCAATGTTGGAATCTGAGCTCTCCGTCCCAGTGAAGGAGCCCGGACTCTTCTTCAGAATATATGCTCCACCTGAAAGCTCAGGTGAGCTTGAACAAGTGATACTGACATTCTGACCCCAGCTGACCACAACAGAAGGATTCACTGAGATGCTGGGCTTCGGGAGGGTtgctggaaaaaacaaaaggaaaacacaataaTCAGATTTAGACACAGCTCTCAGAGTTTTAGATCACAATTCTTCTCCAACCCTGTCTCTAAAGGGATGTACTGAAAGGATTTGAAATTTTCAAGTAATAATATTGTGATCGAATGTTTATGAAGATGGACATGACAGCTGCCTTAATTGAACCAAAGAAACCTGATCACCACAtgcccacctcctccatgttagctgaTTGAAAATGGATCAAATTAATaagtgaaaatacatttgattttttatAGATGGATTAAGTCATTTTACGTAGTTTTTGTCGTACTTAGGTTTGGTTGTTTTAGttgtttgatgatataaaaagaaaaatagagaacCTTAATGAATGACAGCTgtgactgactcatgattggttgagccTGTTTATTGGCTCTGCTCCtcgatcactactgcacagacttaCATATCCGGGACATACAGTCAGTGCAAattgtttctatttatatttcAGGAGGGACAattgatcatatttcagataCAGTCTTTCGTGTAGGAATCGTTACACAATATTTCTTGTTGAACAAGATTCTTAAAAtgaatttacacatttacaataatACTTTTACAATTTTGAGAAGTGCTGGATTATGTCCATCATCAACAGTGCCACCTCCTGGTACGGATGTGTCACAGTTGTGACCCTCAGTATGTCTGTTTGATATTGTATTCACACCATATCAACTCTTTGTAAAAAGTATAATTTTCTTTGCTGCCATATTTTGGGGCAGCTGCATCAGAACCAGTGATTCAAAAACTCAACAAGCTGATTGAGAAGGCTGCCTCTGTGCTGGAGGCCGGTGGTGGAGAGGACAAGGATGTTGCACAAATCATATAATGTCCAAAATCTCACACCCTTTGCACATCTACTAGTGAAACAACAGTGGGTTCTCCCATTGAGTTGCAAAAAAGACCGATACAGAAATACTATTTTACCCTGGCAATTGCACTTTATAATGACTCCCTTCTGAGCAGAGGCAGGTGAATCATCTGTTGAGATGCATGCAAACATTTTACCTTCATATTTGCACATACTTTGGATATACTTTACCACTGCACCCACCctagtttgtgttttgtggttTATGTGTATGAGTCGATCTATCTATCAGATACTGGATGTGATTCAAAATTCTCCTCACCTGAGCAGACAACACCAGCATCCTCATTATGTGAACAGTCATGGTTCCCAAATCCACTGTGCCGACACTGACTTAGAGACCCTTCACTTCCTGAACAGTCCACGTCATCAAGCCAGATATTCCTGCTTCTACCTGCTCGACCAAAAAGGGTTTCTACTGTGGCGGCCACTGCTGTGCCACAGTCGAGGTGTCTGCAAACCACCTCAGTGTCATTCAAGTCCCAGGAGTCGTCGCACACTGTTCCCCAGGTGCCGTTGTGATAAATTTCAACCTTTCCAGAGCAACGAGTGTAGCCAGTCAATCTTATTGCTAAACAAGAGGCAAAGAATTGAAAACAGAATGTGTTCATCATCATGAGTTCAAATGTTATCATTCAATTACATGTGTGTATCAACAAACAACTATAACTACATAAAAACCTAATTCAAATCTCAGAGATATGGGAGGTGATTTAAAATGCTCCTCACCTGAACAGACAACACCAGCATCCTCATCGTGTGAGCAGTCATTCTTCCCAAATGTTTTGTGCTTACAGTCACTTAGAGACCCTTCACTGCCCGAGCAGTCCACATCATCCAGCCAGATATTGCCAGTTCCTTCGCCAAAACGGGCCGCTCTAGGGGCCCTCAGATTCATACCACAGCCCAGTTGTTGGCATACCACCTTAGCATCATTCATGTCCCAGTTGTCATCACATATTGTTCCCCAGGTGTTGTTGTGATAGATTTCAACTCTTCCCGAGCACCGAGTGGATCCAGAGCCAGCTAATCGGATCTGAAAACCTATCAGGCACAAGGCATTACAAACAGCATGTTAATATTTTGCTCAACACTAAAATAAGGTTTTATATGACACAGGAGAGTAAACCTACCTTTAGCAGGTGAAGTTAGGGTGAACAGAAAGGAGACTGTAGGAGGGAAAAATGCTTTTTCTTAATACAGTGAACTGAAAAGTGCTGAAAGGTTTCGgattcagatttctattttattaAACATTCAGTTATAACTAGAATGGTACATAAACCAAActgtcccctcatgaaaccattttaaattcaacctgcattattattaattattcagTGAGACATCAATGCCACATTTTTACACCAcgttttgtgtaatcttggtTACAAAAAACCAAAAGGatgggggtgaaaacataacctccttggcgaatTTAATGAAAACCAAGTATCTCAGTGTCTCTCTATGTGCACTCTCAAAAAGGAgacatgaaagagaaaactgcTTCAAGATCTatattgaaaatgtatcttACCAACAATCGAAAAGTACTGTCTGCTCTTCATGGTTCGTGAGAAAAGCTGCTCTGCCTCGTTTATCAGCAACAAAACAGAAGACTGAGGATTTCCTGGACGACTCGTCTTTGTATCTCTTTCTTACttggaacaaaaacaacagaacattcACCAAACCCCTCCCACAAACAGGAATTCTACTATAGCTATTTCTTTCTGTATATTATTTATCAGATCTAATTTCCGTTCACCAGCAGCCATACAAGGCTCCATATAGAAGCAACCCAGTATCAGTTtgcaaagtgaaaagaaaacctTGCTCATGACTTGTGTATCCCATGTTTAGATTCTTTAGACTGTCCTGGATGCCTCTGTGTCACACATGCATTAGGGTCTGTCTGTTAATTCGACTTGGTTACATATGAGAGTGACTATTTAAGTCTTGTCATGTTCAGAACactatgaaataaaataaaaaaatacaactgtATCTGTAGTATCAATACACTTGTATCTGTAGTATAAATCCATATGTATACTATAATCACATCTGTATCAATAGCATAAATACAGATGTGATTATAGTATAAATACACCTGTAGCTGTAGTATAAACAAAAAAGTGTTTAGCATAAATACAGTTGTCTctataatataaatacacatgtagCTGCTGTATAAATGTGGCCTTATCTCTAATATAAACACAGCTGAATCTATGGTATAAAAACTGTTGTATCAATAGTATAAATACACCTGTAGCTGtagtataaatacatgtgtCTAGCATAAGTACAgctgtatatatagtataaatacacatgtagttgaagtataaatacacatgtagttgaagtataaatacacatgtaGTTGAAGTATAAATGTGGCTGTAGCTGtagtataaatacatgtgtctaacataaatacagttgtatatatagtataaatacACACGTAGTTGAAGTATAAATGTGGCTGTAGCTGTAATATAAACACAGCTGTATCTATAGTATAAATACAGCTGTgattatattataaatacagttgtagctgtagaataaacacacttttatccatagtataaatacagttgtagctgtagaataaacacacttttatccatagtataaatacagttgtagctgtagaataaacacacttttatccatagtataaatacagttgtagctgtagaataaacacacttttatccatagtataaatacagttgtagctgtagaataaacacaaatgtatctataatataaatacagttgtagctgtagaataaacacacttttatccatagtataaatacagttgtagctgtagaataaacacaaatgtatctataatataaatacagttgtagctgtagaataaacacaaatgtatctataatataaatacagttgtagctgtagaataaacacacttttatccatagtataaatacagttgtagctgtagaataaacacacttttatccatagtataaatacagttgtagctgtagaataaacacacttttatccatagtataaatacagttgtagctgtagaataaacacaaatgtatctataatataaatacagttgtagctgtagaataaacacacttttatccatagtataaatacagttgtagctgtagaataaacacaaatgtatctataatataaatacagttgtagctgtagaataaacacaaatgtatctataatataaatacagttgtagctgtagaataaacacacttttatccatagtataaatacagttgtagctgtagaataaacacacttttatccatagtataaatacagttgtagctgtagaataaacacacttttatccatagtataaatacagttgtagctgtagaataaacacaaatgtatctATAGTATAAATACAGCTGTgattatattataaatacagttgtagctgtagaataaacacacttttatccatagtataaatacagttgtagctgtagaataaacacacttttatccatagtataaatacagttgtagctgtagaataaacacaaatgtatctATAGTATAAATACAGCTGTgattatattataaatacagTTGTAGCTGTAGtataaacacacttttatccATAGTATAAATACAGCTGTAGCTgtagaataaacacaaatgtatctATAGTATAAATACAGCTGTgattatattataaatacagTTGTAGCTGTAGtataaacacacttttatccATAGTATAAATACAGCTGTAGCTgtagaataaacacaaatgtatctATAGTAAAAATACAGTTGTATCCATAGTATTGATATAGCTGTATCTATAGAATCAATAGAGCTGGGTGTGGTATAAACAGACTTGTACCTAATGTATGAATAGAGGTGTATCTATAGTATAAATATGTGAGACAGTTTGTTCGATTGAAATTGAGTTTTTAGACCTAAACATAGCTCACATTGTCTAATATGATGactgttatattttattatagtgTATCTCTTATGGCCATAGCACAGTTCAGTCTTATCAGCTGTTTGCCTCCTTGTTTGAAGGAAGTAGACGAGTTGATTGTAAATTGCGAGCTGCAGTATAAAAATACTTCTTCCCATGAAATTCCCAGATACATCTTTCCAGTGTTCTTGATGGACAACAATGTTGCACTTAATGAAGTTTTGAATGTATTATAAAGATTTACGTGAAGATTTTTCCCGAAATATGTTTTTAAGGCATATATCTTTTGTGAAGTTTAACAATAGCAGCATACATAGTATTGTAATCATATAAGAGGACATTGGAATGatatttgactttgtgctttCATTGTGTTATGTACTTTTTAATCACCCTGACATGGCTATTTCGTCAAAGTGTTCTGTGATTAGTCATCATGAGGAATATGGTACATTTAGAACATTTTAGAgattggaaaatgttttcaattttgcatttatttaggATTCACAATAGCAGCAGACTATGACACTTTTAACACATCTTTTCTATTACTATGTCTTTAGTGATTCAAACAAATGGATATGAGCAGCACTACAGAAAACTGCTGAAATATTTAGCCGTAATATTTTCGGTACAGACTACAGAATCACATTTTCTGCCATTTTGCAAGTTACAGCTGTGTTTAAGGGAGCATTCAATAGCTTGCAGACATTTTGTGTCTTCTGGTTTTCCTCGCTTCTGTCCAGCATCTGGAGTTGATCAAGTTTGGATGTGAGTGCTTTCGTATACTTTCTTGTCTCCAGTTTCCCCTGGACACGAGGGGACATAACAATTCTGAAAAGGTGATTTCACTTACTTAAAAACATACTTTCACCTGAGGAGGTGGTGACTATGCTTGAGTTGATTCatcacttaaaggtacagtgtgtagaatttagtgatatctagtgttgaagttgttgcagctgaacacccctcacctcaccctctccttccaaacatgaacaagaacctgtggcagcctttaattgtcataaaaactcaaaaggtgtttagtttgtccagtctggactaatgtaaaaatctCAGTAGtaaggaccccctcgatgtaaatataaagtatttaaatataaagggccttttctggggtaaagaaaactacaattcatacaatttagatgaaatgaactagtgaaaacatcatgaagattattctaaatttctgccaatagatccctatcacctaaatcttacacaccttTAATTGGAGTTAAAGGTTATTAaaatttttctttaaaaaaatgtaccaTCACCTCTCATCCGCAAAAAGGAAGTCTTATCAATCATATATGATGGACAAGTCTTCACTTCTTCCAATTGTATAAACAGAAATCCAAAATATCCATCTTGAGTCTGAGTTTGCATTATATGGTGATCGTGGCGTTGAGATGCAGCGTTGATCCCACCAATACAGGTTCTCGGCTtagtcagtctcagctgaggatcatgatgtttgattccatTGTAAAACAAGcaatcacaacaacagcttCATTACATTATAACACGCAGTAAGTAGCTAGCTTGGTTTGTGAGGGGCATCCGTGATTCACGTTTCTCTGGGATAGTAATTAGGATGCTAGTTTTGACTTGCAAAATTTCTCTGAATGTCTTTAAGAACATCTCAAAGCTGAAGAAGACATTTGTATCAAGACAAAATGCTACCATTTACTTTAATGGACTAAAAACATCCTGAGACTTAAGACTTGCTCTATTCCCATACATTGGCAGGTTTCTGCACATACTACCATATGTCAACACATGGCCTAAAGCAAGGTTGGAGAACCAACGGACTTTCACACCTCACTCTGAATTTGTTTGACATCGACACTCTCAAGgttcaactttatttttcttatacAACTCTCCTCTAAGGCCCAATATTGATAGACACCCCATCACCTTTCATTGTTTTGCTGAAGACACTGGGATGATTGAGTATTTGTATTCAGAGTCTGAAACAATAAGCTGACGTGATTTgtcttatattttatatttttaagtcTTACATTACCAGCATTGTTTTATTGTACCTATTTTTGAATTGGTTGATTTGAATTTACTGCCTTATGACGTTAGGATTGAATAgtttaaatacagaaaaaatCTTGATACAGTACTAATGGCAGATCTAATGCTGTATCCAGTAACACCCACTAGAGGTCATCACAATATAGGTTTTTATGAAATTCAGTGGCTGCATGAAACATACCTTTGGGTCGTTGTGCTTATTTAAGGACCATTCTTGGTCCTAAACACTCTATTGTGCTTAAATGTTTTCTAGATCAGCACTTTAAGCAATATACGCACTGCTTACAATATGTGCTATATGTGTGTTCTATGTCTTGTCCATGTCTTTTTATCTACTTTATTAATGTTCATGAACTACAACATTCTCAACATTCTGCCCGTGAAGCAAAGAAAATCACTCATCTGTCACAAcgccttgtttttgttttttttacatttccttgTAACCTTCTACCCAGTCCATCTCAACGCACGGGCAGAGTTTGTAGCTTTCATGACGTGCACACTCAAATGTGCACATGGAGCAGTAGTGAGCCTCATTGCGTGAGAAGGCTGAGGAAGTGAGGGGTGTGAGAACACCACCGCAGCCCTGTGGCAGCTGAGCCTGAAGCCTGCGGTAGTCTCGTCTTGCCCTCCAGTCCTGTAAACCCCATTTCAACCTGCTGTCAGTTTCCACAGCACTGTGTTCGTGATCAGATGTTTGTTAAGCTTTTAGTTTCTCAATTTCTATAATCCAACTCTGCACAGATCTTTAAAAACTCTCTTTTTTCATAATTTCTCACATTATTctgctttcttttttgttctacATTATAGCAAATGTCTCTATGACCATGATTACGGTATGTTATTTGTGTCATGAGATTCACTGTAATTTTCACTGAGGGCAACATCCCTTATCTTTTCATGATCTCTTtctcaatacacacacacacacacacacacacacacacacagcagggcaGGAGGCAGACCAGAAAGGTTATTAGGGGTCATGTCTAAGCAGCAGAACTGAAAACAGGAAGAGATATGAGGTGTAAGGATGTCAGTGAAGTGTGTCTACCACGTCCCTATATGTGCGTGTCTAGCTGGGTGAGGCATGAGGTTGGTTAAAATGTGTCCTTTGCAATGCAAAGACAGCCCATGAGGTACAGATgggaagtgtgagtgtgtttttaagGTGATTAAGAGGCATGATTTTGTTTTACAGCATTTGGGGCTGTGTTCCTagatacacgcacacacacacacacactcacgtacacacacacacacacacacacacacacacacacacacaggacacacataCAGGGTGCCCAACAACTGAATGTAATTCGGACTGACAGCTAGCCTTCACGCTCTGACGCACCTCCCCTCCCAAAATGGACGCAGAAggactgttacacacacacacacacacacacacacacacacacaataacacacacacagtgtctaaATGGGCTTtctgtccacagcagctgaaaacccAAAACATTaagtggtggaggagggggtggggatGAATAGTTTGGGGAGGGGGTGTCTACAGTGTAAGAATGTGGAGTTACCAGGGCTCTGTAGCCTGCTCAACATATCTGCTTAAAGCTATAGGCTTTTGGCTTAAGGTTTccaccttctatgtaaagtacctcgagataatgtatattatgatttggtgccatacaaataaaaattgaattgaacaacAACATTGTTAGTGATTAAGATGCAATGTAATTGTAAGAGGaatttttgggaaaaaaagttcTGCTGTATTGTCattgtgagtgtttttttttttttactgtccacCAAGATGTGAAATGAGGGTAATGCTCAATCCCTGAAGTCAGCTCCTGTTTCAATGGCACCTTTTGTTAGAGCCAGACTCCACACGGCCAAATTGTACAACATACTTtgtagtctgtgtgtgtatttgtagtCTACAAGGCCAAGCTGAGATAATCCTGATAACAGCACCAGGATTATTGTGTCAGGACCTTAGAAAGCTGCCTCTGAGCCAGAAACTCCAGTTTCTATTGAAATGTAGAGCATATGTTCATTGAATTCCAGAAtgttggaaaaagaaaatgcaaattcCTGTGCATTTCCTTCCTACTGTTATGTGATTGTGAGGAGTTGGGAAAACTGAGATTAAGAGTTACTAAACCATTGTAGAAGATCAGGGCACAACATGAGTAAAACTCTAATACAGGTAAACATACAGTTATGTTTGTTTACCTACTCAATAAAAGGAAGTTTACTTGTTTACACTAACACGGATACCTTGCAAAATGAACGTTTTCCTGTATTTTAACTTCTCATCCACACCCAAATGTCTTCAAAAGTAttgatataaatgtaaataacaaTACCTTTATATCAATACAGATATTGCCATGCTGGCCATTGTTGCTTAGTGTAGTGAGCATCTGGCTGAAACAATGGTGGACACAGGTTCTTTAAATAATGGACAGATTTGAACGCACTCATTAAGCAAGTATGTGTGATAATGAACAACTAACTCAAATATTGAATAACCTTGTATTTTAGTCTATTATTTAGTCTATTGATTCTTAATTACTTATCAATTAAAGAAATACTATATTACTCTCTCCTTGGCCCTTGTACTCCATAGCCCtgataatatgtgtgtgtatgtgtgtgtgtgtgtgtgcacgtatgcACTTCTGCTTCCAACAGCCACACGAGTCACCAGATGACAAACCATTCCCATGGAATCTGTActtacaagaaaaaaagaccATCCCAGTGGAGTCAACAGTAAGACTCAGTGAAAGACGgcttcactgcagctgcagtaAGATTGTGGCATTTCCACATCTTGAAGGTTGAATCTAATTgacaaacaaaactaaactgAGGTAAAAAGCAATCTCATACACATACAGTTAGAGaacatcataatcatcatcatactGTATACGTTTTTTCTTCCCTGGGAAAAGGGCCAATTCAAATGGACAAATAACCCAAAGTAATGGACTTTAAGTAGATGGGGGAGGGAAATGTGTCTACCACTGTATTGTCTTTAATGTTTGTTAATTAACCTATTGATTTGAAGCTTCTCATCTTTAGTTTACTAATTTACTCATCCCCATCAGTCCAGCAGCTTAAATCATGACACGTGCTACAGGCTGATCTTCTCTCCTGGGGTAGGTGTGAACTCCACCCATCCATCAATATAAGTCTTTAACCTTCACATTCTTTAGATTTTGtgtcaataaataataaataatgacaataagCTAGACAGCGGTCTGAGTCAGGTTGGATTGATTGGACTGTGGGCGGCtgggctgtggctgaggggtagagtggtcgtcctccaaccagtaGGTCGGCAGCTTGATCCTGGCTCCAGCAGTAAGTCGTTAAAgactctgcagcttgtccaaaatgctgcagcatgtgtcctgacaagaaccaggaaaagagaccacatatctcctgtattagcttcactacactggcttccgGTTAAATCGAGGATAtcatttaaaattctcctcctcacctacaaggcccttaatactgtaatttggcaccatcataccttaaagagctcatggTACCATATGACCCTACTAGAGCACtgcgctcccagaattcagactTAGTTATCCttaaagtctctaaaagtagagtaggagccagagctttcagctttcaggctcctctcctgtggaatcatctcccagtttctcTTCGGGATGCAGAATCTCTATGTTCAAGAgtagacttaaaaccttcctttatgataaagcttatagttagagctggtccaggcttgtcttagacctgctcttagttatgctgctataggtttagaaagtcgagggacacatgacacatggagcttctctttcctcttctccctccttattACATTCAAGatattaatgtctcatcaacgcatgttactgacttgattTGTTCCAACAGGTCCCTGTGCGTCATCATTTGCAGATCCAGGACCAAAGCTGCGGCCACATAATAAATCATGATGATGGAACGTGAATttaaagagattttattttcaaaaagacaATACGATATGCCTTTTTAGTAGTTTTTCATTAATCATGTCGAGGGttgagggcagaggatgttacactttgttaagccctatgagacaaattgtgattcgtgaatatgggctatacaaataataatgtttgattgattgattaattgattaataaacatagagagagtgagagtatTCAAATTGAATGGGGGAAAGTCTTTCTGATGGATCTTAGGCTGAGCTTCATTTGTGTCAGGAGCTGTGTCTTGTGGATTTCATTCTGGCAGATTGGCGCTACATCGCATCACACAAAGTTTTCATTCAAGTTCATGTATTTCAACTCGTGCAAGTGAAGTGAAATACTTTGTATGTAATCCCATTGCAcgaaaaataagaaagaaaaccaACTGTATAAAGAAAAGCATCGTAACTCCAAGCAGATCGATAAAAATAATGATACTGTATTGTAACTGATGACTCTCTCAAAAAAACCTTTCTAGGAATAATCAAATTTATGATATTTACAGCAATGTTTCAAATGATAATTATAGTCATTTTCACAGCTACCTTAATTTATCTGGTTGAAGTTATGGGTCTATTATTTTAAAGAGATACAATGAAATACATGATGATtggagatgttttattttacagctaCATGGAAGATCCACGtggaaaagaatgaaaaaatagCACTCAGTGGTTCAGGTAGATTCATAACAAAAGATCTGAGGGCGCACAACACAAAGTCTGAGTCAAGTCTGAGTCAACACTTGAAAGAACTGTGAGATTTGTGCAATCAATAAGAATTGTGCAACTACATTTGAGGCAGGAACAGGGATTCTCATGATCGTAA is from Paralichthys olivaceus isolate ysfri-2021 chromosome 5, ASM2471397v2, whole genome shotgun sequence and encodes:
- the LOC109640450 gene encoding scavenger receptor cysteine-rich domain-containing protein DMBT1: MKSRQYFSIVVSFLFTLTSPAKGFQIRLAGSGSTRCSGRVEIYHNNTWGTICDDNWDMNDAKVVCQQLGCGMNLRAPRAARFGEGTGNIWLDDVDCSGSEGSLSDCKHKTFGKNDCSHDEDAGVVCSAIRLTGYTRCSGKVEIYHNGTWGTVCDDSWDLNDTEVVCRHLDCGTAVAATVETLFGRAGRSRNIWLDDVDCSGSEGSLSQCRHSGFGNHDCSHNEDAGVVCSATLPKPSISVNPSVVVSWGQNVSITCSSSPELSGGAYILKKSPGSFTGTESSDSNIATFRIYNVDFDHEGLYQCQYERKIADETYRSSLSDSVRLSVTVNFPKPSLSMSPIGEVTWGQDVHITCSISTQFLGGSFILFNTLGSFKEIQTLSTNSATFSIPKVGFADGGLYLCWYEKMNISSTLSNSVRLSVTVPLSLLVSSIAGGILLLLLLVLVVGLVYRGRRGKAKQPGALILSQLSVKARNKFEDDKNHDYINFDLENINKEIVGKVADDTYEKPESDEDPHYDELDPSKHLKSKVVCVSVEHNRKDQEEDVDENVYVDVSHFYKLDVNGENEDMNMNI